From a single Collimonas pratensis genomic region:
- a CDS encoding CocE/NonD family hydrolase: MRIPSFLSLPGIALTLGLSLASAAANAELCRSATAAEAASYASPMQSPGIVSPIDGTCWIPAMTITSFDGTKLAANLFLPKRSSSDQKFPAIVMIASWAAPGRVEYIGQQQKLAQDGYVVASYTARGFYLSGGQVDVAAPEDVRDVSSVLDWLQANAPIDINNVAASGISYGAGLSLIALGQDARFKTAVALSGWATLADQLYTAGSPNLTWASVLGLAGSVTGRPAPEVNQNILALLDPNSSAATIAGITAWAKPRSPSSYIAAINQRKAPVFLSKNFQDDMFTPNSSLAMFAALTGPKKILLNAGIHASAELTGALLGAPNYPYDQAHRWFNRWLKGEQNGVDTEPKVTMQIKFTDRRESFSNWPAPELNNQTYYLGPRGPVRFDLSCFCGKGDKGTITAARNQTTDADLIQNFFDTTATSGLIPILSTLGETINLPVVDSLLTVSLAAGVRYEAPALSATQKIRGIPKLNLRVTPSQARAQVVAYLYDVDAIGTGILITHGATTLHWATPGQTVDFPIEFSATAYDVPAGHHIGVVLDTADSLYASPVNPGERFGVRFEFNPAQQSTLQLPTL; encoded by the coding sequence ATGCGCATCCCGTCTTTCTTATCCCTGCCCGGCATTGCCCTGACGCTGGGCTTGAGCCTGGCTTCGGCCGCCGCCAACGCCGAGCTGTGCCGCAGCGCCACCGCCGCTGAAGCGGCCAGCTATGCCAGTCCCATGCAGTCGCCCGGCATCGTCTCGCCGATAGACGGCACCTGCTGGATTCCGGCCATGACCATCACCAGCTTCGACGGCACCAAGCTGGCTGCCAACCTGTTCCTGCCGAAACGGAGCAGCAGCGACCAGAAATTCCCGGCGATCGTGATGATCGCCAGCTGGGCGGCGCCCGGCCGCGTCGAATATATCGGCCAGCAGCAAAAACTGGCGCAGGACGGCTATGTGGTGGCGAGCTATACCGCGCGCGGCTTCTACCTGTCCGGCGGCCAGGTCGACGTCGCGGCGCCGGAAGACGTGCGCGATGTTTCTTCGGTGCTGGACTGGCTGCAAGCAAATGCGCCCATCGATATCAACAACGTCGCCGCCAGCGGCATCTCTTACGGCGCAGGCCTGTCGCTGATCGCGCTCGGCCAGGACGCGCGCTTCAAGACTGCCGTGGCGCTGTCCGGCTGGGCCACCCTGGCCGACCAGCTGTACACCGCCGGCTCGCCCAACCTGACCTGGGCCAGCGTGCTCGGCCTGGCCGGCAGCGTCACCGGCCGCCCTGCCCCGGAAGTAAATCAGAACATCCTGGCATTGCTTGATCCGAACAGCAGCGCCGCCACCATCGCCGGCATCACGGCCTGGGCCAAGCCGCGCTCGCCGTCCAGCTACATCGCCGCCATCAACCAGCGCAAGGCGCCGGTCTTCCTCAGCAAAAACTTCCAGGATGACATGTTCACGCCGAATTCCTCGCTGGCGATGTTCGCGGCACTGACCGGACCGAAGAAGATACTGCTCAACGCCGGCATCCATGCTTCCGCGGAACTGACGGGCGCGCTGCTGGGCGCGCCCAACTATCCTTACGACCAGGCGCACCGCTGGTTCAACCGTTGGCTGAAAGGCGAGCAGAACGGCGTCGATACCGAACCCAAGGTGACCATGCAAATCAAGTTCACCGATCGCCGCGAATCGTTCTCCAACTGGCCTGCACCGGAATTGAATAATCAGACCTACTATCTCGGTCCGCGCGGCCCGGTCCGCTTCGACCTCAGCTGCTTCTGCGGCAAGGGCGACAAGGGGACAATAACAGCTGCGCGCAACCAGACCACCGATGCCGACCTGATCCAGAACTTCTTCGACACCACCGCCACCAGCGGCCTGATCCCCATCCTCTCGACCCTGGGCGAAACCATCAATCTGCCGGTGGTCGATTCACTGCTGACGGTCAGCTTGGCGGCCGGCGTGCGCTACGAAGCCCCAGCCTTGTCGGCCACGCAAAAAATCAGGGGAATCCCGAAACTGAACTTGCGCGTCACGCCATCGCAGGCGCGGGCGCAGGTGGTCGCCTATCTGTATGACGTCGACGCCATCGGTACCGGCATCCTGATCACCCATGGCGCCACCACCCTGCATTGGGCGACGCCGGGCCAGACCGTCGATTTCCCGATCGAGTTCTCGGCCACTGCCTATGACGTACCAGCCGGCCATCACATCGGCGTGGTGCTGGACACCGCCGACAGCCTGTACGCTTCGCCGGTCAATCCGGGCGAGCGTTTTGGCGTGCGCTTTGAATTCAATCCTGCCCAGCAATCGACCCTGCAGTTGCCTACCCTCTAA
- a CDS encoding alpha/beta fold hydrolase, translated as MLKQVDAGVLNVTYGEHGDSAAPAVFLLHGFPYDIHAYDEVVPVLTAAGCRVIVPYLRGYGPTRFLSAATPRSGQQAVLAHDLLALMDALAIPQALLAGYDWGGRAACIVAALWPQRVRGLVSVGGYNIQDIAGNARPQSPENELRYWYQYYFHGERGRAGLAQNRYEFCKLLWRLWSPNWQFDEETYRRSASAFDNPDFVEVVIQSYRHRYGLAPGDPAVEPTELLLAAQPTIGVPAIALDGGGDGVSLSGGSEQHARFFSGPYQRRVIPLVGHNLPQEAPADFAAAILALS; from the coding sequence GTGTTAAAACAGGTCGATGCAGGTGTTCTTAATGTTACCTACGGCGAGCACGGCGACAGCGCCGCCCCCGCGGTTTTTCTGCTGCACGGTTTTCCCTACGATATCCATGCGTATGACGAAGTGGTTCCTGTGTTGACGGCGGCGGGCTGCCGGGTGATCGTTCCTTATCTGCGCGGCTATGGGCCGACGCGTTTCTTGTCGGCCGCTACGCCGCGTTCCGGCCAGCAAGCGGTGCTGGCCCACGATCTGCTGGCGCTGATGGATGCGCTGGCGATTCCGCAGGCGCTGCTGGCGGGCTACGACTGGGGTGGCCGTGCCGCCTGTATCGTCGCCGCTTTGTGGCCACAGCGCGTACGCGGCCTGGTGTCCGTGGGCGGCTATAACATCCAGGATATTGCCGGCAACGCCAGGCCGCAGTCGCCGGAAAATGAATTGCGCTATTGGTACCAGTACTATTTCCATGGCGAGCGCGGACGGGCAGGGCTGGCGCAAAACCGTTACGAATTCTGCAAGCTGCTGTGGCGGCTGTGGTCGCCCAACTGGCAGTTTGATGAAGAGACTTACCGGCGCAGCGCCAGTGCTTTCGATAATCCCGATTTTGTTGAGGTGGTGATTCAGTCTTACCGCCATCGCTACGGGCTGGCGCCTGGCGATCCGGCCGTCGAGCCTACCGAACTTCTGCTGGCCGCGCAGCCGACGATCGGCGTGCCGGCCATTGCGCTGGATGGCGGCGGCGACGGCGTCAGCTTGAGCGGCGGTTCGGAACAGCATGCGCGCTTTTTTAGCGGACCTTATCAGCGCCGAGTGATTCCGCTTGTCGGGCACAACCTGCCGCAGGAGGCGCCCGCCGATTTCGCGGCGGCGATCCTGGCGTTGAGCTGA
- a CDS encoding DinB family protein produces MNPITLNTLTAFPLQLEQHYAAIPHHYVNWKPASWEGVPSEPFSAIEQICHVRDIEIDGYHQRFQRTLAEHKPLLPSIDSDILASERNYASADAAEVFASFRAARAKTVALIAGLAPEQYDRQAEFEGYGALTLRSLVHYLCSHDQQHLAGLQWLLGKIEAEPR; encoded by the coding sequence ATGAATCCGATCACCCTGAACACACTGACGGCCTTTCCGCTGCAGCTGGAACAGCATTACGCCGCCATCCCGCACCATTACGTCAACTGGAAACCCGCCTCCTGGGAAGGCGTGCCGAGCGAGCCGTTCAGCGCCATCGAGCAGATCTGCCATGTGCGCGATATCGAGATCGACGGCTATCATCAGCGCTTCCAGCGCACCCTGGCCGAACACAAGCCGCTGCTGCCATCGATCGACAGCGACATCCTTGCCAGCGAGCGCAATTACGCCAGCGCGGATGCGGCTGAAGTCTTCGCCTCGTTCCGCGCCGCGCGCGCCAAGACCGTCGCCCTCATCGCCGGCCTGGCGCCGGAACAATACGATCGCCAGGCGGAGTTCGAAGGCTACGGCGCCCTGACGCTGCGCAGCCTGGTGCACTATCTATGCAGCCACGACCAGCAGCACCTGGCGGGCTTGCAATGGCTGCTGGGGAAGATCGAAGCGGAACCGCGCTAG
- a CDS encoding slipin family protein encodes MPWNFAWFGLVALIFVALILLNASIYIFREYERGVVFTLGRFSGVRGPGLVLLIPAIQQLVRVDLRTVVLEVPTQDVISRDNVSVRVNAVVYFRVVDPRKAIVEVANFFNATSQLSQTMLRSVLGKHQLDDMLAERERLNLDIQQALDAQTDSWGIKVSNVEIKQVDLTESMIRAIARQAEAERERRAKVIHAEGELQASEKLYQAAHVLAQEPQAILLRYLETLTVIGADKNTTVVFPLPMDLLSSFLGDKKKTS; translated from the coding sequence ATGCCCTGGAATTTCGCCTGGTTTGGTTTAGTAGCGCTAATCTTCGTCGCGCTCATCCTGCTGAACGCATCGATTTACATCTTCCGCGAATATGAACGCGGCGTGGTCTTCACCCTGGGACGCTTTTCCGGCGTGCGGGGGCCGGGGCTGGTGCTGCTGATTCCTGCGATCCAGCAGCTGGTCAGGGTCGATCTGCGCACCGTGGTGCTGGAAGTGCCGACGCAGGATGTCATCTCGCGCGATAACGTCTCCGTCAGGGTCAACGCGGTGGTCTATTTCCGCGTGGTCGATCCGCGCAAGGCGATCGTCGAAGTCGCCAATTTTTTCAACGCCACCAGCCAGCTGTCGCAGACCATGCTGCGCTCGGTGCTTGGCAAACACCAGCTGGACGACATGCTGGCGGAACGGGAAAGGCTGAACCTGGATATCCAGCAAGCGCTCGACGCCCAGACCGATTCCTGGGGCATCAAGGTATCCAACGTCGAAATCAAACAGGTCGACCTGACCGAATCGATGATACGCGCCATCGCCCGCCAGGCCGAAGCGGAACGCGAGCGGCGCGCCAAGGTGATCCATGCCGAGGGTGAGCTGCAGGCCTCGGAAAAGCTCTACCAGGCTGCCCACGTGCTGGCGCAAGAGCCGCAAGCCATCTTGCTGCGCTACCTGGAAACGCTGACGGTGATCGGCGCCGACAAGAACACCACGGTGGTGTTCCCGCTGCCGATGGACCTGTTGTCTTCGTTCCTGGGCGATAAAAAGAAGACGTCCTGA
- a CDS encoding DUF5829 family protein, with protein sequence MTHSQVHLNHVIIHVDEPTRSAIAQSAFLKNAFAAFEASTIAIEDGGGWSGLYIDGEQTYIEIFGPSQSAVAGAAAGICLGVDHAGGLEKACAILSQSGRVYSPDLVRRQLDGQEIPWFRYVDLIDSGVSFTSSIMEYDQDFLWRSRPGLNPGPDGISRKQYNAARFRPERYLKNISAVTLALAPADFALFGSQLAALGYAETSTGETRTFCGQEVTFHLLQSTASLKGVVALRLNLLKKKEGETIYRFGSGSVLQFDTELGATWRFGPASE encoded by the coding sequence ATGACTCATTCGCAAGTGCATTTGAATCACGTCATCATCCATGTCGATGAGCCCACCAGGTCGGCCATCGCGCAATCGGCCTTCCTGAAAAATGCATTTGCGGCGTTTGAGGCAAGTACCATCGCGATTGAGGATGGCGGCGGCTGGAGCGGCCTGTATATCGACGGCGAGCAGACTTACATCGAAATATTCGGCCCATCGCAGAGCGCCGTCGCTGGCGCTGCTGCGGGCATCTGCCTTGGTGTGGACCACGCGGGTGGTCTGGAGAAAGCCTGCGCGATCCTGTCGCAATCGGGACGTGTTTACAGTCCCGATTTGGTGAGGCGTCAGCTCGACGGCCAGGAAATTCCTTGGTTCAGGTATGTTGATTTGATTGATTCGGGCGTCTCTTTTACCTCCAGCATCATGGAATACGACCAGGATTTTTTGTGGCGTAGCCGGCCCGGATTGAACCCCGGACCAGACGGCATCAGCCGCAAGCAATATAACGCCGCGCGTTTCCGGCCGGAGCGCTATCTTAAGAACATCAGTGCAGTGACTTTGGCTCTTGCTCCGGCGGATTTTGCGTTGTTCGGCAGCCAGCTGGCGGCGCTGGGCTATGCGGAAACTTCAACTGGCGAGACCAGGACTTTTTGCGGCCAGGAGGTCACATTCCATCTGCTGCAAAGCACGGCTTCGCTCAAGGGCGTGGTTGCGCTCAGGCTGAACCTGCTGAAGAAGAAGGAAGGCGAGACCATTTACCGTTTTGGTTCTGGCTCAGTATTGCAGTTCGATACCGAGCTCGGCGCAACCTGGCGTTTTGGCCCGGCCTCGGAATAG
- a CDS encoding glyoxalase superfamily protein, which translates to MHIYNAIPIIRIFSESKAKEFYLDFLGFTLEWEHRFEENFPLYAEIKRGDLTIHLSEHHGDATPGSTMFVPVQDIDALQRELLAKNYTYAKPGVEDTPWGRDMEVADPFGNRIRFSERSSG; encoded by the coding sequence ATGCACATCTATAACGCCATCCCCATCATCCGCATATTTTCGGAATCCAAGGCCAAAGAGTTTTATCTGGATTTTCTTGGCTTCACCCTGGAATGGGAGCACCGCTTCGAGGAAAATTTTCCGCTGTACGCCGAGATCAAGCGCGGCGACCTGACGATACATCTGAGCGAGCATCATGGCGATGCGACGCCGGGTTCGACCATGTTTGTGCCGGTGCAGGATATCGATGCCCTGCAGCGCGAGCTGCTGGCCAAGAACTATACTTATGCCAAGCCGGGCGTTGAAGATACGCCTTGGGGCCGCGACATGGAAGTCGCCGATCCTTTCGGCAACCGGATTCGTTTTAGCGAGCGTTCAAGCGGATAG
- a CDS encoding 2OG-Fe(II) oxygenase, whose translation MLSESPERLDETLLQLMAASLTEHGWSQQNIFLPADLTLALAAECRALALVGALNLAAVGRGAAQAVRGEIRGDRILWLKAGQSPACDRYLLIMETLRVMLNRSLFLGLDEYESHFAFYAPGAAYHPHLDRFRDDDSRTVSVVIYLNHDWLPEQGGALRLHPAGQVSEDIAPLGSRLVLFLSADMLHEVLPATRDRMSLAGWFRRRPA comes from the coding sequence ATGTTGTCAGAATCCCCCGAGCGTCTCGACGAGACGCTGCTGCAGCTCATGGCCGCCAGCCTGACCGAGCATGGCTGGTCGCAGCAAAACATTTTCCTGCCGGCAGACCTGACCCTGGCACTGGCTGCGGAATGCCGCGCACTGGCGCTGGTCGGCGCCTTGAATCTTGCCGCCGTCGGCCGCGGCGCGGCGCAAGCCGTGCGCGGCGAGATCCGCGGCGACCGGATTCTCTGGCTCAAGGCCGGGCAATCGCCGGCCTGCGACCGCTACCTGCTGATCATGGAAACCTTGCGCGTGATGCTAAACCGCAGCCTGTTTCTGGGACTGGACGAGTACGAAAGCCACTTCGCCTTTTACGCCCCGGGCGCCGCCTACCATCCGCACCTGGACCGCTTCCGCGATGACGACAGCCGCACCGTCTCAGTGGTGATCTACCTGAACCACGACTGGCTGCCGGAACAAGGCGGCGCGCTGCGCCTGCATCCGGCCGGACAAGTCAGCGAAGACATCGCGCCGCTGGGCAGCCGGCTGGTGCTGTTCCTGTCTGCCGACATGCTGCACGAAGTGCTGCCCGCGACCCGAGATCGCATGTCCCTGGCCGGATGGTTCCGCCGGCGGCCGGCCTGA
- a CDS encoding Fe2+-dependent dioxygenase: MLIAIPKVLDAQQLAAVRQLLEHAGTAWVDGRVTAGYQGAAVKFNQQIDERSEVAQQCQQIILTALERHPRFISAALPNTVYPPMFNRYSEGMTFGAHVDGSVRIDPHSGRKLRTDISATLFLSDPESYDGGELQINDTYGSHAVKLQAGDMVLYPATSLHQVTPITRGLRTACFFWVQSLVRDDGQRSMLFEMDNAIQTLNQTNADETARRSLIGCYHNLMRQWSET; this comes from the coding sequence ATGCTGATTGCCATTCCCAAAGTACTTGACGCCCAGCAGCTGGCAGCCGTACGCCAGTTGCTGGAGCACGCCGGCACGGCGTGGGTGGATGGCCGCGTCACCGCCGGCTACCAGGGAGCGGCTGTCAAGTTCAACCAGCAGATCGATGAACGTTCTGAAGTGGCGCAGCAATGCCAGCAGATCATCCTGACGGCATTGGAGCGCCACCCGCGCTTCATCAGCGCGGCGCTGCCTAATACCGTCTACCCGCCGATGTTCAACCGTTACAGCGAAGGGATGACCTTCGGCGCCCATGTCGACGGCAGCGTGCGCATCGATCCGCATAGCGGCCGCAAGCTGCGCACCGACATTTCCGCCACGCTGTTCCTGTCCGACCCGGAATCCTACGACGGCGGCGAACTGCAGATCAACGACACCTACGGCAGCCACGCCGTCAAGCTGCAGGCCGGCGACATGGTGCTGTATCCAGCCACCAGCCTGCACCAGGTCACGCCGATCACGCGTGGCTTGCGCACTGCCTGCTTTTTCTGGGTGCAAAGCCTAGTGCGCGACGACGGCCAGCGCAGCATGCTGTTCGAGATGGATAACGCGATCCAGACACTCAACCAGACCAATGCCGACGAAACCGCGCGACGCAGCCTGATCGGCTGCTATCACAACCTGATGCGGCAATGGAGTGAGACCTGA
- a CDS encoding TonB-dependent receptor, translating into MNRLNPIAAALVAVFAAPLSSYAQQAASPKTDASPAVLQEVVVEGSRGDFNANGTSLTKLPADLHDVPQSVVVVNKALMQSQGASSLADALRNVAGITLGGAEGGQIGNNINLNGFSARTDIYLDGFRDRGQYYRDTFATDEVEVLMGPSSMLFGRGSTGGVINQVTKKANLHASAEVSASATTNGLVRTTADYNHPLSDTSAFRLSAMAQSGKATTRDQTDVQDFGLAGSYVFGIGTPTEITLSALIQHNHDMPDYGLPPLNGHPAPVGRDTAYGLNSDHTNQDVVSLNSTIRHKITPDIVLRNQTQFNYVHTNAVETAPNTIGTVSAAGFTPLPTSAVSSLPLSSLYVRGQSHDRDIRDYSIFNQTELSAKVSTGSVKHELLAGFEVGHDGYDNQGYYRNGSCNGVALNAPSTVAGYNDCVPLLNPSYSTAGSNVVSQAGNRAGGSANTVAAYLNDTATLTDQFKLVGGLRFDRYIASITNSLNSQTAPAAAKNTALPSAQQTVNFTSVRLGSIWQPSAAQSYYLSYGTSFNPSLEQLTGTTGQQNLDPEKNRSYELGGKWDMLNDKLSLNAAIFQIKKENARSQVSTGVYVLDGTVRVNGARAGAIGHITKDWQVALGYTYLDAKVIQSSGLDGTLGKIPVNTPKNTLTSWTTYKVAPHWEVGGGASYMSARFANPTNTVQAGGYTRWDATVAYTQPKYDIRLNLFNLTNKMYYDALIQSDGGRSVPGTGRTAMLSFDYRM; encoded by the coding sequence ATGAACCGCCTCAACCCGATTGCCGCTGCCCTGGTCGCAGTGTTCGCCGCTCCCCTGTCCTCCTACGCGCAACAAGCCGCAAGCCCTAAAACAGACGCCAGCCCTGCAGTGCTGCAGGAAGTCGTGGTCGAAGGCAGCCGCGGCGATTTCAACGCCAACGGCACCTCCCTCACCAAACTGCCGGCCGACCTGCATGACGTACCGCAATCAGTGGTGGTCGTGAACAAGGCGCTGATGCAATCGCAAGGTGCGAGTTCGCTGGCCGATGCCCTGCGCAACGTCGCCGGCATCACGCTGGGCGGCGCGGAAGGCGGCCAGATCGGCAATAACATCAACCTGAACGGCTTTTCGGCCCGCACAGATATTTATCTGGATGGATTCCGTGACCGCGGCCAGTACTACCGCGACACCTTCGCCACCGATGAAGTCGAAGTGCTGATGGGCCCGTCCTCGATGCTGTTCGGCCGCGGCTCCACCGGCGGCGTGATCAACCAGGTGACCAAGAAAGCCAACCTGCATGCCTCGGCCGAAGTATCGGCATCGGCTACCACCAACGGCCTGGTGCGCACCACCGCGGATTACAACCATCCTTTGTCGGACACTTCGGCATTCCGCTTGTCGGCGATGGCGCAAAGCGGCAAAGCCACCACGCGTGACCAGACCGACGTGCAGGATTTCGGCCTGGCAGGCTCGTATGTATTCGGCATCGGCACGCCGACCGAAATCACCTTGTCGGCCCTGATTCAGCACAACCATGACATGCCCGATTACGGCCTGCCGCCGCTCAACGGCCATCCGGCGCCGGTCGGCCGCGATACCGCCTACGGCCTCAACAGCGACCATACCAACCAGGACGTGGTGTCGCTCAACAGCACTATCCGCCACAAGATTACTCCTGACATCGTGCTGCGCAACCAGACGCAGTTCAACTATGTACACACCAATGCGGTAGAAACCGCGCCAAACACCATCGGCACGGTGTCCGCCGCCGGTTTCACGCCGCTGCCGACTTCAGCGGTCAGTTCGCTGCCTTTGAGCAGCCTGTATGTGCGCGGCCAGAGCCATGACCGCGATATCCGCGACTATTCGATTTTCAACCAGACTGAACTGTCGGCCAAGGTTAGCACCGGCAGCGTCAAGCATGAGCTGCTGGCGGGTTTTGAGGTCGGCCATGACGGCTATGACAACCAGGGTTACTACCGCAACGGCAGCTGCAACGGCGTGGCCTTGAATGCGCCGTCGACGGTAGCCGGCTACAACGACTGCGTGCCCTTGCTCAACCCGAGCTACAGCACGGCCGGCAGCAATGTCGTCAGCCAGGCCGGCAACCGCGCCGGCGGCTCCGCCAATACGGTCGCGGCCTACCTCAACGACACCGCGACGCTCACCGATCAGTTCAAGCTGGTCGGCGGCCTGCGCTTCGACCGTTACATCGCCAGCATCACCAACTCGCTCAACTCGCAGACAGCACCGGCGGCGGCCAAGAACACCGCCCTGCCGTCGGCCCAGCAAACCGTCAACTTCACCAGCGTGCGCCTGGGCAGCATCTGGCAGCCAAGCGCGGCGCAGTCTTACTACCTGTCCTACGGCACTTCGTTCAATCCGTCGCTGGAACAGCTGACCGGCACCACCGGCCAGCAGAACCTTGATCCGGAAAAGAACCGTTCCTACGAACTGGGCGGCAAATGGGACATGCTGAACGACAAGCTGTCGCTCAACGCCGCCATCTTCCAGATCAAGAAGGAAAATGCGCGCAGCCAGGTCAGCACCGGCGTCTATGTCCTGGACGGCACGGTAAGAGTCAACGGCGCGCGCGCCGGCGCCATTGGCCACATCACCAAGGATTGGCAAGTCGCGCTCGGCTACACCTACCTGGACGCCAAGGTGATCCAGTCTTCCGGCCTCGACGGCACGCTGGGCAAGATCCCGGTCAACACGCCGAAGAATACGCTGACCAGCTGGACCACTTACAAGGTTGCGCCGCACTGGGAAGTCGGCGGCGGCGCCAGCTACATGTCGGCACGCTTCGCCAACCCGACCAATACGGTGCAGGCCGGCGGCTACACGCGCTGGGATGCCACGGTGGCGTATACGCAACCGAAATACGATATCCGCCTGAATCTGTTCAACCTGACCAACAAGATGTATTACGATGCGTTGATCCAGTCAGATGGCGGCCGTTCCGTGCCAGGCACCGGCCGTACCGCCATGCTGTCGTTCGACTATCGTATGTAA
- the eutC gene encoding ethanolamine ammonia-lyase subunit EutC has product MSKPDATVVNNPWQALRKFTAARIALGRSGVSLPTSAQLEFQLAHAQARDAVHLALDAKALSGRLGDSFAGGTHCVTLSSAAGNRDTYLQRPDLGRRLDAASRTILQELQQSHQPAASYDLAIVIADGLSALAIEQNAQPFLEALMRKLAPENWTLAPIAIVRQGRVAVGDEVGELFNAKLVVILIGERPGLSSPDSMGLYLTWAPRIGLTDESRNCISNVRPAGLSYEEAAFKLHYLLTQARQRQLSGIRLKDETGAANGELPPTSRNFLLEER; this is encoded by the coding sequence ATGAGCAAACCGGATGCCACCGTCGTCAACAATCCCTGGCAGGCGTTACGCAAATTCACCGCGGCCCGCATTGCCTTGGGCCGCAGCGGCGTCAGCCTGCCGACCTCGGCCCAGCTGGAATTCCAGCTGGCGCACGCGCAGGCGCGCGATGCCGTACATCTGGCGCTGGACGCCAAGGCGCTGAGCGGCCGTTTGGGCGATTCCTTTGCCGGCGGCACGCATTGCGTCACGCTATCGAGTGCGGCGGGAAACCGCGACACCTACCTGCAGCGCCCGGACCTCGGGCGGCGGCTGGACGCCGCTTCCCGCACTATCCTGCAGGAACTGCAGCAAAGCCATCAGCCGGCGGCCAGCTACGATCTCGCCATCGTGATTGCCGACGGCCTGTCGGCGCTGGCCATCGAACAGAATGCCCAGCCTTTCCTGGAAGCCTTGATGCGCAAGCTGGCGCCGGAGAATTGGACGCTGGCGCCGATCGCCATCGTGCGCCAGGGACGGGTTGCGGTGGGCGATGAAGTCGGCGAGCTATTCAACGCCAAGCTGGTGGTGATCCTGATCGGCGAACGCCCGGGCCTGAGTTCGCCCGACAGCATGGGGCTGTACCTGACCTGGGCGCCGCGCATCGGCCTGACCGACGAAAGCCGCAATTGCATTTCCAATGTGCGGCCCGCCGGCCTGTCGTATGAAGAAGCGGCGTTCAAGCTGCACTACCTGCTGACGCAAGCACGCCAGCGGCAGCTTTCCGGCATCAGGTTGAAGGATGAAACCGGAGCCGCCAACGGCGAGCTGCCGCCAACCTCGCGCAATTTTCTGCTGGAGGAACGCTAA